One window of the Labilibaculum sp. genome contains the following:
- a CDS encoding helix-turn-helix domain-containing protein gives MFFAENIKFLRQRRKKSQLSLADQLDITRTTLAGYEKNVQPPFKVLIKFAEYFGVSIDALLRYNLAELSEFQLSQIEDGFDIDVTGKKLRLLTISVNKDGEENIEMVPLKAQAGYTNSYGDLEFIGSLPKFSLPFLPKDKTYRTFQIAGDSMLPIPEGAWVTASFIQNWEQIKDGTPCIIVTLEDGIVFKVVYKQLEKNQTLLLVSSNRNYKPYELPIKNVIEIWKFETFNGFEIE, from the coding sequence ATGTTTTTTGCAGAAAATATTAAGTTCCTGCGTCAGCGGAGAAAGAAATCTCAACTTAGTTTAGCTGATCAACTGGACATTACAAGAACTACTTTGGCAGGATATGAAAAAAATGTTCAGCCACCGTTTAAGGTGTTGATTAAATTCGCTGAATACTTTGGTGTATCAATAGATGCATTGTTGCGCTACAATTTAGCAGAGCTGTCGGAATTTCAGCTTTCGCAGATAGAAGATGGATTCGATATTGATGTTACCGGAAAAAAATTACGCCTGCTCACCATATCCGTAAACAAAGATGGAGAAGAGAACATTGAAATGGTTCCGCTAAAAGCACAGGCAGGCTATACAAACAGCTACGGCGATTTGGAGTTTATCGGCTCACTGCCAAAATTCTCATTGCCCTTTCTTCCTAAAGATAAAACCTACCGAACGTTTCAAATTGCAGGAGATTCGATGCTGCCAATTCCCGAAGGTGCATGGGTAACTGCTTCCTTTATTCAAAACTGGGAGCAAATTAAAGATGGTACTCCCTGCATTATAGTAACACTTGAAGATGGGATTGTTTTTAAAGTAGTTTACAAACAGTTGGAGAAAAACCAAACACTCCTTTTGGTATCCTCGAACCGAAACTACAAGCCTTACGAATTGCCTATTAAGAACGTAATTGAGATCTGGAAATTTGAGACTTTTAATGGGTTTGAGATTGAATAA
- the thiE gene encoding thiamine phosphate synthase, protein MKDFGLYIIITKPHSSYRSIAESCVEQGVKMLQLREKFLSDKELIRIGKEIRAITRGSETSFVMNDRADIAAICDADFLHLGQDDISMEEARNIVGDMKIGLSTHSIWQVKEALAQKPDYIGFGPIYPTNAKAKPDQPVGVKELKQVLDIATVPVVAIGGIFPENIQTILSAGAKNIAMVRHFMQTDQFDQRIQEFTNLISTKQ, encoded by the coding sequence ATGAAGGACTTTGGTTTATACATCATCATTACAAAGCCTCACTCTTCATATCGTTCCATTGCCGAATCGTGCGTTGAGCAAGGAGTTAAGATGCTGCAGCTGCGCGAAAAATTTTTATCCGATAAAGAATTGATACGAATAGGAAAAGAAATCAGAGCCATTACAAGAGGAAGTGAAACCAGTTTTGTGATGAATGACCGTGCGGATATTGCAGCAATTTGTGATGCTGATTTTCTGCACCTCGGACAAGATGATATAAGTATGGAAGAAGCCCGGAATATTGTTGGAGACATGAAAATTGGTTTGTCAACGCATTCCATTTGGCAAGTGAAGGAAGCTTTGGCTCAGAAGCCTGATTACATTGGCTTTGGCCCCATATATCCGACCAATGCTAAAGCGAAACCCGATCAGCCGGTTGGTGTTAAAGAGCTGAAACAGGTGCTGGATATTGCTACTGTTCCTGTGGTTGCCATTGGTGGAATTTTCCCTGAAAATATTCAGACTATTTTGAGTGCCGGAGCTAAAAATATTGCCATGGTGCGGCATTTTATGCAAACAGATCAGTTCGATCAAAGGATTCAAGAGTTTACTAATTTAATAAGCACAAAACAATGA
- a CDS encoding flavodoxin family protein produces MKVVAFNGSPKKEGNTYHALKLVTEQLEMQGIETEIVHIGNKGVKGCTACGQCAKNKDEKCVLKGDDVNIWIQKMKEADGILLGSPVHYASLGANMKSFLDRAFYVSGANGNLFRHKVGASVVAVRRSGGLPTFNELNNYLNYSEMMIPTSNYWNVIHGTTPGEVLQDEEGVQIMRILGKNMAYLLQLIDQGKDKVEAPAQEKKIYTNFIR; encoded by the coding sequence ATGAAGGTAGTCGCATTTAACGGAAGTCCTAAAAAAGAAGGAAACACTTACCATGCCCTTAAATTAGTAACAGAACAGTTGGAGATGCAAGGTATTGAAACTGAAATTGTTCACATTGGCAATAAAGGAGTAAAAGGTTGTACTGCCTGCGGTCAATGTGCCAAAAACAAAGATGAAAAATGTGTACTAAAAGGAGATGATGTAAACATTTGGATTCAAAAGATGAAAGAAGCCGATGGCATTTTGCTTGGCTCACCAGTTCATTATGCCTCTTTGGGAGCAAATATGAAATCGTTTTTAGACCGGGCATTCTATGTGAGTGGTGCAAACGGCAACTTGTTTCGGCACAAAGTTGGTGCTTCGGTTGTTGCGGTTCGTCGTTCGGGAGGATTGCCAACCTTTAACGAACTGAACAATTATCTCAACTATTCAGAAATGATGATCCCGACATCGAATTATTGGAATGTAATTCACGGAACGACTCCAGGTGAAGTTTTGCAAGATGAAGAAGGTGTTCAGATCATGAGAATTTTGGGCAAAAATATGGCCTACCTATTGCAATTAATTGATCAGGGAAAAGATAAGGTAGAAGCTCCGGCACAAGAGAAGAAAATATACACCAACTTTATCCGATAA
- a CDS encoding RagB/SusD family nutrient uptake outer membrane protein — protein MKKINIYIALLLAVVSYSSCDNYLDVKPKDRLIPTTTDDFRALLTSAYDGVPDDKERIAFRTDELKLDNNAWDLTQVQDIYLWNDVNQSSNTLGFSWQQYYKVIMYANHIIDAGADATEGSSEEIDQIVGEAYLLRALMHFNLVNLYGLPYNSATANTDKGVPLALKIDTEAEYFASSTGEVYTQIASDITDGIAKLNIETYETGLNYRFSMLAALAFQSRVYLYVGDFENARKTALEVVKFKVDLQDLVADNSLSAHKYNSVESILALEEVFSSEVGGSSFVSDKLLGMYDQVNDLRFSLYFNDEGNGEFSIDKGTDTASKCSFRTSEMYLTIAECAAKLDDLDQARNYLNQLKAKRLLADFYNTEVTRIAGLNKAELIAEIANERFREFAFEGHRWFDLRRTTQEPIDHAYKTESATLNQGDPRYTLRYPDEAINNNPNLSN, from the coding sequence ATGAAAAAAATAAATATATACATTGCGCTGTTGTTGGCAGTAGTAAGCTATTCTTCCTGCGACAATTATTTGGATGTAAAGCCAAAGGATCGGTTGATTCCAACAACAACAGATGATTTCCGGGCCTTACTGACAAGCGCATACGATGGGGTTCCTGATGATAAAGAAAGAATTGCTTTCAGAACTGATGAATTAAAATTGGACAATAATGCTTGGGATTTAACACAAGTTCAGGATATCTATTTGTGGAATGATGTCAATCAATCATCGAACACATTGGGTTTTTCATGGCAGCAATATTACAAGGTGATCATGTATGCCAATCACATTATAGATGCCGGTGCTGATGCAACAGAAGGAAGTTCTGAAGAAATTGATCAAATTGTCGGAGAAGCTTACTTATTGAGAGCTTTAATGCATTTTAACCTGGTAAATCTTTATGGTTTGCCTTACAATTCAGCCACAGCAAATACCGATAAAGGCGTGCCTCTTGCATTAAAAATTGATACGGAAGCTGAATATTTTGCAAGTAGTACGGGTGAGGTTTATACACAAATAGCATCTGATATTACAGATGGAATAGCGAAGTTGAACATTGAAACTTACGAAACAGGATTGAATTATCGTTTCAGTATGTTGGCTGCTTTGGCCTTTCAATCAAGGGTGTATTTGTATGTTGGCGATTTCGAAAATGCAAGAAAAACAGCATTGGAGGTTGTAAAGTTTAAAGTTGATTTGCAGGATTTAGTTGCCGATAATTCTCTTTCTGCGCACAAATACAATTCTGTTGAGAGCATTTTGGCTTTAGAGGAAGTATTCTCTTCTGAAGTTGGAGGTTCATCTTTTGTTTCTGATAAATTGCTTGGAATGTACGATCAGGTTAATGACCTGCGTTTTTCCCTGTATTTTAACGATGAAGGAAATGGAGAATTCAGCATTGATAAAGGAACTGATACAGCTTCAAAATGCAGTTTCAGAACCTCTGAAATGTATTTGACAATTGCTGAGTGTGCGGCAAAACTAGACGATTTGGATCAAGCTCGCAACTATTTAAATCAGTTGAAAGCAAAACGTTTACTTGCTGATTTTTACAATACAGAAGTAACCCGTATTGCTGGATTAAACAAAGCAGAATTAATCGCAGAAATTGCCAACGAACGTTTTAGAGAGTTTGCTTTTGAAGGACATCGTTGGTTCGATTTACGAAGAACAACTCAAGAGCCAATTGATCATGCCTACAAAACAGAATCAGCGACTCTGAATCAGGGCGATCCCCGTTATACGCTCCGTTATCCGGATGAAGCCATAAACAACAATCCAAATTTGAGTAATTAG
- a CDS encoding hydroxymethylpyrimidine/phosphomethylpyrimidine kinase, translating to MEYFLTIAASDSSGGAGIQQDCKVAHDLGYWALSALTGITVQNFEKVFAVEPVNHELLQSQIKNLFQSFPVRTVKIGAVCSKENLMVISNCLKHFPKIHVVLDPVLASTSGKALFDSSALHLLKGELFPLCELITPNKNEFELLADCRINTLEEGIEIAKEKSREWCTSILLKGGHFTDAKIREALICKKEVYHFEKKRKNFDYQHGTGCTLSTAVSCFLGENESVLNSCRLSSDYLDQHYSSLQDQF from the coding sequence ATGGAATACTTTTTAACAATTGCAGCTTCGGATAGCAGTGGTGGAGCAGGCATACAACAAGATTGTAAAGTGGCACATGATTTGGGTTATTGGGCACTTTCGGCACTAACAGGAATTACAGTTCAAAATTTTGAAAAAGTATTTGCTGTGGAGCCTGTAAATCACGAATTGCTGCAATCTCAAATAAAGAATTTGTTTCAATCATTTCCTGTTCGAACGGTTAAGATTGGAGCGGTTTGCAGCAAGGAGAATCTGATGGTGATCAGCAATTGTTTAAAACACTTTCCGAAAATACATGTGGTTCTCGATCCGGTTTTGGCCTCTACCAGCGGAAAAGCTCTTTTCGATTCATCAGCATTGCATTTGTTGAAAGGGGAATTGTTTCCCTTATGCGAACTGATTACTCCCAACAAAAATGAGTTTGAATTGCTTGCCGATTGCAGGATCAATACATTGGAGGAGGGAATCGAAATTGCAAAAGAGAAGAGCAGGGAGTGGTGTACTTCCATTTTACTAAAAGGCGGTCATTTTACAGATGCTAAAATCAGGGAAGCTTTAATCTGTAAGAAAGAGGTTTATCATTTTGAAAAGAAGAGGAAGAATTTTGACTATCAACACGGAACCGGCTGTACTTTGTCTACGGCCGTTTCCTGTTTTTTGGGAGAAAATGAATCGGTTTTAAATTCGTGTCGCCTGTCTTCTGATTATTTAGACCAGCATTATTCCTCTTTGCAGGATCAATTTTGA
- a CDS encoding putative quinol monooxygenase yields MIIVNVKIRPKAGCKQDFINAFNNVAELVRQEDGCLEYELHQKLTSDSELFLFERWESKPALDKHLNAEHMTKYIAEVKGFLEAKNELNIYEAEKLN; encoded by the coding sequence ATGATCATCGTAAATGTAAAAATAAGACCTAAGGCCGGCTGTAAGCAGGATTTTATTAATGCATTCAATAATGTGGCCGAGCTGGTGAGACAAGAAGACGGATGTTTGGAGTACGAACTTCACCAAAAGCTGACTTCTGATTCGGAACTTTTTCTATTCGAACGATGGGAATCTAAACCAGCTCTCGACAAGCATTTAAATGCTGAGCACATGACTAAATACATCGCTGAAGTGAAAGGTTTTCTTGAAGCAAAAAACGAACTGAATATTTACGAAGCTGAGAAACTGAATTAA
- a CDS encoding nitroreductase family protein, whose amino-acid sequence MLDFKIEEDKCIACSLCAQDCPVGIIEMAPKPVIRKEKEKNCLKCQHCLAICPTAALSILGKEPENSVLVSDEIPKPETISRLMKTRRSIRKYKKENIDKKLIQELIETAAHAPTGHNDNAVLISLIDNKNDLDLFRSKVYDSLKNARETGMLEKRFQFLLSYQKLWETKGVDVIFRDAPHLIIASAPSADASPMADCLISLCYFELIANSHGIGTLWNGMIKWAIDDIDPELRMFIGIPKDHTIGYVMIFGKPAVKYARGIQSEGLKVNRIKFE is encoded by the coding sequence ATGTTAGATTTTAAAATAGAAGAAGATAAATGTATCGCGTGCAGTCTTTGTGCACAAGATTGTCCGGTTGGAATTATAGAGATGGCTCCAAAACCTGTGATCCGAAAAGAAAAAGAGAAGAATTGTTTGAAATGCCAGCACTGTTTAGCCATTTGTCCTACGGCAGCACTTTCAATATTAGGGAAAGAACCTGAAAATAGTGTTTTGGTAAGTGATGAAATCCCAAAGCCGGAAACAATCAGCAGATTGATGAAAACCAGACGCTCCATCCGAAAGTACAAAAAGGAAAACATTGATAAAAAATTAATTCAGGAACTTATTGAAACGGCTGCACATGCACCAACAGGACACAATGATAATGCTGTTTTAATATCCTTGATTGACAACAAAAATGATCTGGACTTGTTTCGATCAAAAGTGTACGATTCATTGAAAAATGCCAGAGAGACCGGTATGCTTGAGAAACGATTTCAATTTCTTCTTTCCTATCAAAAATTATGGGAAACCAAAGGTGTAGATGTGATTTTTAGGGATGCACCACACCTAATTATTGCTTCTGCCCCATCTGCTGATGCTTCACCAATGGCAGATTGCTTAATTTCATTGTGCTACTTCGAATTAATTGCCAATTCACACGGAATTGGCACACTTTGGAATGGAATGATAAAATGGGCCATTGATGACATAGATCCTGAATTGCGGATGTTTATCGGCATTCCAAAAGATCACACGATTGGTTATGTAATGATATTCGGCAAACCGGCAGTGAAATATGCCCGGGGAATTCAATCGGAAGGATTAAAAGTGAATCGCATAAAATTTGAATAA
- a CDS encoding LytTR family DNA-binding domain-containing protein: protein MIRIAIVEDERLAARELEKMLLDIRPDKVEIKAHLENVEQAVQYLSGNKLDLIFMDIHLGDGNSFEIFDRLEITTPVIFTTAYDQYAIQAFKQCSVDYILKPMDSEDVEAAVSKFETMFQEKESLDFRALQKSLNSLMTGDQYQERFMVSRGDRLSSLEVEKVAYFMADGKALYLFGLDGNRYLFDGTLTSLESKLNPKRFFRINRKFIVSYQAIEDMHYYSKNRIKLNLKPNHPECIDAVVSQDRCAEFKKWLNQ, encoded by the coding sequence ATGATTAGAATAGCTATTGTTGAAGATGAACGTTTGGCGGCGCGGGAACTGGAAAAAATGCTGCTGGATATACGTCCTGATAAAGTTGAAATTAAAGCACATCTGGAAAATGTTGAGCAGGCCGTACAGTATCTGTCCGGGAATAAGCTTGATTTGATTTTTATGGATATCCACTTGGGAGATGGCAACAGTTTTGAGATCTTCGATCGGTTGGAAATTACCACACCTGTTATTTTTACAACTGCATACGATCAATATGCGATACAGGCATTTAAACAATGCAGTGTTGATTATATACTAAAACCAATGGACTCTGAAGATGTGGAAGCTGCTGTTAGTAAGTTCGAGACAATGTTTCAGGAGAAAGAATCTCTTGATTTTAGGGCTCTTCAGAAATCTTTAAACAGCTTAATGACTGGTGATCAATATCAGGAACGATTCATGGTGAGCCGCGGTGACAGACTCAGTTCATTGGAAGTTGAAAAAGTGGCCTACTTTATGGCAGACGGTAAGGCTCTTTATCTATTTGGATTGGATGGGAACCGTTATCTTTTTGATGGCACGCTGACATCTTTGGAAAGCAAATTGAATCCGAAGCGTTTTTTCCGGATTAACCGCAAATTTATCGTTAGTTATCAGGCCATTGAAGATATGCACTACTATTCAAAAAACAGAATAAAATTAAATCTCAAACCCAATCATCCGGAGTGTATTGATGCTGTGGTTAGTCAGGATCGATGTGCCGAATTTAAGAAATGGTTAAATCAATAG
- the dinB gene encoding DNA polymerase IV, giving the protein MRKTILHMDLDTFFVSCERLLDSRLNNRPVLIGGTSDRGVVAACSYEARVYGIHSAMPMKMARLLCPGAVVIRGDSGTYSKFSDMVTEIVKERAPVFEKSSIDEFYVDITGMDRFVQTSYLWSRELREKILKETHLPISFGLSTSKTVSKVGTGEAKPNNYIEIPEGNEMPFLAPLSIKKIPMVGDKTYHKLRSMGVEKIRTVQEMPMELMERVLGKNGTVIWKKAQGIDNTPVVAWNERKSISSERTFEKDTTDVTKLRSLLVAMAENLCYQLRNGNKLTACVTVKIRYSDFQTYTKQKRIPYTSLDHTLIAVVLDLFEKMYERRVLIRLIGVCFSYLVGGTYQIRLFEDSEKLIKLYQAMDLVRNRYGQSAVKRAIGMGSTTIGGMNPFNGKTPIIPAH; this is encoded by the coding sequence GTGAGAAAGACAATATTGCATATGGATTTGGATACTTTTTTTGTGTCCTGTGAACGGCTTTTAGACAGCAGGTTGAATAATCGTCCGGTACTGATTGGAGGAACATCAGACAGAGGTGTTGTGGCTGCCTGCAGTTATGAAGCGCGTGTGTATGGCATTCATTCTGCCATGCCTATGAAAATGGCCAGGCTATTATGTCCGGGTGCTGTTGTGATAAGAGGAGATAGCGGGACTTACAGTAAGTTTTCGGATATGGTGACTGAAATTGTAAAGGAACGCGCACCTGTTTTCGAAAAATCTTCGATTGATGAGTTTTACGTTGATATTACGGGAATGGATCGTTTTGTGCAGACCAGTTATTTGTGGTCAAGGGAATTACGGGAGAAAATTTTAAAAGAAACACATTTACCCATTTCTTTTGGTCTTTCAACCAGCAAAACGGTTTCGAAGGTGGGAACAGGAGAGGCCAAACCCAATAATTACATCGAAATTCCGGAAGGAAACGAAATGCCTTTTTTGGCGCCTCTTTCCATAAAGAAAATACCCATGGTGGGCGATAAAACCTATCACAAGTTACGAAGTATGGGGGTAGAAAAAATTCGAACCGTACAGGAAATGCCCATGGAATTGATGGAACGCGTATTGGGTAAAAACGGCACGGTAATCTGGAAAAAGGCACAAGGAATTGACAATACTCCTGTAGTGGCCTGGAACGAGAGAAAATCCATATCCAGCGAGCGGACTTTCGAGAAAGATACCACTGATGTGACCAAATTACGCAGTTTGTTGGTGGCTATGGCCGAAAATCTGTGTTATCAACTGCGAAATGGAAACAAACTAACTGCTTGTGTGACGGTTAAGATCCGATATTCCGATTTTCAGACGTATACAAAACAGAAGCGAATTCCCTACACATCTTTAGATCATACACTCATCGCTGTAGTGCTTGATTTGTTTGAGAAGATGTATGAGCGCAGAGTATTGATTCGTTTGATTGGTGTTTGTTTTAGCTATTTGGTGGGTGGGACGTATCAAATTCGTTTGTTCGAGGATTCGGAGAAGCTGATTAAATTGTATCAGGCCATGGACCTTGTGCGCAACCGTTACGGACAAAGTGCCGTGAAGCGCGCCATTGGAATGGGCTCAACAACAATTGGAGGGATGAACCCTTTCAATGGTAAGACACCAATTATTCCGGCACACTAA
- the thiC gene encoding phosphomethylpyrimidine synthase ThiC, producing the protein MNTQIEKAKEGIVTAEMHIVAKNERVDVEWLRNEIAQGRIVIPKNKNHDFPAVAIGNGLRTKVNANMGTSEKHCHFEEELEKMKVAVQYGADAIMDLSTGGDLHIILQRILKESSVMVGTVPIYGVATRLLAEGKEIKELDPEDLFREIETQAKMGVDFMTLHCGVTKVSLSFLENDKRVCGIVSRGGALLKRWMKENGKENPLYEQYDRVLDICKQYDVTISLGDGLRPGAGADATDQAQVAELLVLGELVDHARDKGVQVMVEGPGHMPLDQIEANMKLMKRLCREAPFYVLGPLVTDSAPGYDHIVGAIGGTIAAIHGADFLCYVTPAEHLCLPDAKDVKEGVIASRIAAHAADLVNNVAGARDRDLTISKARYELDWETMFTNSIDPELARKRKMESESSEEDHCTMCGNLCAVKNDKSM; encoded by the coding sequence ATGAACACACAAATAGAAAAAGCCAAAGAAGGCATTGTCACAGCCGAAATGCATATCGTTGCAAAAAACGAAAGAGTTGATGTTGAATGGCTGCGAAATGAGATTGCACAGGGGCGGATTGTAATCCCCAAAAACAAAAATCATGACTTTCCGGCTGTAGCAATAGGGAATGGTTTGCGAACTAAGGTAAATGCTAACATGGGCACATCCGAGAAGCATTGCCATTTTGAAGAGGAACTGGAAAAAATGAAAGTAGCTGTTCAATATGGTGCCGATGCAATTATGGATTTATCAACGGGCGGCGATCTGCATATTATTCTTCAACGAATACTTAAGGAGTCTTCTGTAATGGTTGGTACTGTACCCATTTATGGTGTAGCTACACGTTTGCTGGCCGAAGGAAAAGAGATTAAAGAACTCGATCCGGAAGATCTGTTTCGTGAAATTGAAACTCAGGCAAAAATGGGGGTTGATTTTATGACCTTGCACTGCGGCGTTACCAAAGTTTCCCTTTCCTTTCTTGAGAATGATAAACGAGTGTGTGGCATTGTAAGCCGGGGAGGAGCTTTGCTGAAGCGCTGGATGAAAGAAAACGGGAAGGAGAATCCATTGTATGAACAATACGACCGGGTTTTGGATATTTGCAAACAATACGATGTAACCATTAGTTTGGGTGATGGTTTGCGTCCGGGAGCCGGTGCTGATGCTACCGATCAGGCACAAGTTGCAGAATTGCTGGTTTTAGGGGAATTGGTCGATCACGCCAGAGACAAAGGTGTGCAGGTAATGGTAGAAGGTCCCGGCCACATGCCTTTGGATCAGATTGAAGCCAATATGAAATTGATGAAAAGACTTTGCCGCGAAGCACCGTTTTACGTGCTTGGGCCTTTGGTTACCGATTCGGCTCCCGGATACGATCACATTGTGGGAGCAATTGGGGGTACGATTGCAGCCATTCACGGTGCCGATTTTTTGTGTTACGTAACGCCTGCCGAGCATTTGTGCCTGCCCGATGCTAAAGACGTAAAGGAAGGTGTAATTGCAAGCCGGATTGCTGCACATGCTGCCGATTTAGTGAATAATGTGGCAGGTGCCCGTGATCGGGATCTGACAATTTCGAAAGCACGTTACGAACTGGATTGGGAGACAATGTTTACAAATAGTATCGATCCTGAATTGGCCAGAAAGCGGAAAATGGAATCGGAAAGCAGTGAAGAGGATCACTGTACCATGTGCGGGAACCTGTGCGCAGTTAAAAATGATAAAAGCATGTAA